From the Methylomonas sp. MK1 genome, one window contains:
- a CDS encoding Spy/CpxP family protein refolding chaperone, giving the protein MKKLVLLLGLLPLIAMAKPPHGEHHGGDKPPMHMFGEADGEQHLPRYLKKLDLSEKQEADIKNLMKTRFGDGQARFKEEHALRGELHALSFSADYDEGKTKALLEKSSAMHQQMALEKSKLDHEIFMILTAEQQEKLKAEIGKFEH; this is encoded by the coding sequence ATGAAAAAATTAGTATTGTTACTCGGCTTGTTACCCTTAATTGCAATGGCTAAACCGCCGCATGGCGAACACCACGGTGGCGACAAACCACCGATGCATATGTTCGGCGAAGCGGACGGCGAGCAACATTTGCCGCGGTATTTGAAGAAACTTGATCTCAGCGAAAAGCAGGAAGCCGATATCAAAAATTTAATGAAGACCCGATTCGGCGACGGGCAGGCCCGTTTTAAAGAAGAGCATGCATTGAGAGGCGAATTGCACGCTTTGAGCTTTTCCGCCGATTACGATGAGGGAAAGACCAAAGCCTTGCTTGAGAAATCTTCCGCTATGCATCAGCAGATGGCTTTGGAAAAATCCAAGCTCGATCATGAGATTTTTATGATATTAACGGCCGAGCAGCAAGAAAAACTGAAAGCTGAAATCGGCAAATTCGAACACTGA
- the carA gene encoding glutamine-hydrolyzing carbamoyl-phosphate synthase small subunit gives MNKPALLVLEDGTVFHGISIGADGCSVGEVVFNTALTGYQEILSDPSYARQIVTLTYPHIGNVGTNAEDDESAKVFASGLVIRDLPLLASSWRNAKTLPEYLREHKVVAIADIDTRKLTRLLRDKGAQRGCIMAGEIVDLDAAKQAIEGFPGLQGMDLAKEVTTATSYEWTENVWKLGEGHTQAANLTKHVVAYDFGVKRNILRLLANRGCRVTVVPATTPAETVLAMNPDGVFLSNGPGDPEPCTYAIDAIKAILEKKVPVFGICLGHQLLALASGAKTEKMKFGHHGANHPVQELATGRVMISSQNHGFAASADSLPANLKATYVSLFDGSLQGIARTDVPAFSFQGHPEASPGPHDVESLFDDFIDLMNQPRSA, from the coding sequence TTGAACAAACCTGCATTACTGGTACTAGAAGACGGGACGGTGTTTCACGGCATTTCGATCGGTGCCGACGGCTGTTCCGTGGGAGAAGTGGTTTTTAACACGGCACTGACCGGCTATCAGGAAATACTCAGCGACCCGTCATACGCACGGCAAATCGTCACATTGACCTATCCGCATATAGGCAATGTCGGTACCAACGCTGAAGACGACGAATCGGCAAAAGTATTTGCCAGTGGTCTGGTGATACGCGACTTGCCTTTGCTGGCCAGCAGCTGGCGTAACGCGAAAACCCTGCCGGAATATCTGCGCGAGCACAAAGTGGTGGCGATTGCCGACATCGATACCCGTAAGTTAACCCGTTTACTGCGGGATAAAGGCGCGCAGCGCGGTTGCATCATGGCCGGCGAGATCGTTGATTTAGATGCCGCGAAACAGGCGATCGAAGGTTTTCCTGGTCTGCAAGGTATGGATCTGGCTAAGGAAGTGACGACGGCCACCAGCTACGAATGGACCGAAAATGTCTGGAAATTGGGCGAAGGCCATACTCAAGCGGCTAATCTGACCAAGCATGTAGTGGCGTATGATTTTGGTGTCAAACGCAACATTCTGCGCTTGCTTGCTAATCGCGGCTGCCGGGTGACGGTCGTGCCGGCCACCACCCCAGCCGAAACAGTGTTGGCAATGAATCCCGACGGCGTGTTTCTCTCCAACGGCCCCGGTGACCCGGAGCCTTGCACCTATGCGATTGATGCTATCAAAGCCATCTTGGAGAAAAAAGTGCCGGTATTCGGCATTTGCTTAGGTCACCAATTGCTGGCTTTGGCTAGCGGTGCGAAAACCGAGAAAATGAAGTTCGGCCATCACGGCGCCAACCATCCGGTGCAGGAACTGGCGACCGGCCGGGTGATGATCAGCAGTCAAAACCACGGTTTTGCCGCCAGCGCCGATTCCTTGCCGGCCAATTTAAAGGCAACCTATGTGTCGCTGTTCGACGGTAGTTTGCAAGGCATCGCTCGCACCGACGTGCCGGCCTTCAGCTTTCAAGGGCATCCGGAAGCCAGCCCCGGTCCGCACGATGTCGAGTCCTTGTTCGACGATTTCATCGATTTGATGAACCAGCCTCGTTCCGCTTAA
- the carB gene encoding carbamoyl-phosphate synthase large subunit: MPKRTDIKSILLLGAGPIVIGQACEFDYSGTQACKALREEGYRVILVNSNPATIMTDPDMADAIYIEPIDWQTVEKIIEKERPDAVLPTMGGQTALNCALALDKHGVLEKYGVEMIGATKEAINMAEDRALFNEAMARIGLEVSRAKIAHNMEEAFAAQEEVGYPTVVRPSFTMGGSGGGIAYNREEFIEICERGLYLSPTSELLIEESILGWKEFEMEVVRDSKDNCIIICSIENFDPMGVHTGDSITVAPAQTLTDKEYQILRNASLAVLREIGVDTGGSNVQFAINPDTGRLIVIEMNPRVSRSSALASKATGFPIAKVAAKLAVGYTLDELRNEITGGATPASFEPSIDYVVTKVPRFAFEKFPQANDRLTTQMKSVGEVMAIGRTFQESLQKALRGLEVGVDGLDEISDLSDANSEDIILRELRYPGPERLWYLADAFRSGLSFADIHQASKIDPWFLAQVEDLINTEKTLATKTLATLEPGELLRLKRKGFSDRRLAKLLETKESEVRSVRHKKGVRPVYKRIDSCAAEFASDTAYLYSTYEQECEANPTNKEKIIILGGGPNRIGQGIEFDYCCVHAALALREDGYETIMVNCNPETVSTDFDTSDRLYFEPLTLEDVLEIIELEKPKGVIVQYGGQTPLKLARALEAAGAPIIGTSPDSIDLAEDRERFQKLLERLNLLQPPNATARSVEQAVNSARELGYPLVVRPSYVLGGRAMEIVFNEEGLRRYMKEAVSVSNDSPVLLDRFLDDAVEMDVDAIYDGETVLIGGLMEHIEQAGVHSGDSACSLPPYDLPAHMQDQLRAQVAKMAEALGVRGLMNTQFAIQGETIYVLEVNPRASRTAPFVSKATGYPLAKIAARVMVGKSLKEQGITKERIPEYFSVKEAVFPFIKFPGVDPLLGPEMKSTGEVMGVGKTFGEAFAKSQRASGVDLSHSGKVLISIRDADKPKLPELAKMLIAKNYEIVATRGTARVLKEAGIPCKEIFKVNEGRPNTVDMIKNGEVQLIVNTTEGVKAVADSFTMRREALQRKVTYYTTMAGARAACYALGELDAGDVNCLQDLHKTF; encoded by the coding sequence ATGCCAAAAAGAACCGACATAAAATCGATTTTATTACTGGGCGCCGGGCCGATTGTCATCGGTCAGGCCTGCGAGTTCGACTATTCCGGCACCCAAGCTTGCAAAGCCTTGCGAGAAGAGGGTTACCGGGTGATTCTGGTCAACTCCAATCCGGCGACGATCATGACCGACCCGGATATGGCCGATGCGATTTACATTGAGCCTATCGATTGGCAAACCGTCGAAAAAATCATTGAAAAGGAACGTCCCGACGCAGTTCTGCCGACCATGGGCGGCCAGACTGCGTTGAACTGCGCGCTGGCGCTGGACAAGCACGGCGTACTGGAAAAATATGGCGTGGAAATGATAGGCGCGACCAAGGAGGCCATCAATATGGCTGAGGATCGCGCGCTGTTCAATGAAGCAATGGCCCGCATTGGTCTGGAAGTGTCCAGAGCCAAAATCGCTCATAACATGGAAGAAGCGTTTGCGGCACAAGAAGAAGTCGGTTACCCCACGGTAGTCCGTCCTTCCTTCACGATGGGCGGCAGCGGCGGCGGTATAGCTTATAACCGTGAAGAGTTCATCGAGATTTGCGAGCGCGGCCTGTATTTATCGCCGACCAGCGAATTGTTGATCGAAGAATCCATTTTGGGCTGGAAAGAGTTCGAAATGGAAGTGGTGCGGGATTCCAAAGACAACTGCATCATCATTTGCTCGATCGAAAACTTCGATCCGATGGGCGTGCACACCGGCGACTCGATTACCGTCGCCCCGGCGCAAACCCTGACCGACAAGGAATATCAAATTCTGCGGAACGCTTCGTTGGCGGTATTGCGGGAAATCGGCGTCGATACCGGCGGTTCTAATGTGCAGTTTGCCATTAATCCCGACACTGGCCGGCTGATCGTTATCGAGATGAACCCCAGGGTGTCGCGCTCGTCGGCGTTGGCCTCCAAAGCTACCGGCTTTCCGATTGCCAAGGTCGCGGCTAAATTGGCGGTGGGCTATACGCTGGATGAATTGCGTAATGAGATCACCGGCGGTGCGACACCGGCGTCGTTCGAGCCTTCTATCGACTATGTGGTTACCAAGGTGCCGCGGTTTGCCTTCGAAAAATTCCCGCAAGCCAATGACCGTCTGACCACCCAAATGAAGTCGGTCGGCGAAGTGATGGCGATTGGTCGTACTTTTCAGGAGTCTTTACAAAAAGCTCTGCGCGGCTTGGAAGTGGGTGTGGATGGTTTGGATGAAATCTCCGATCTAAGCGATGCCAACAGCGAGGACATTATCCTCAGGGAGTTGCGTTATCCCGGTCCTGAGCGCTTGTGGTATCTGGCTGACGCCTTTCGCAGCGGTTTGAGCTTTGCAGACATTCACCAGGCCTCGAAAATTGATCCGTGGTTTTTGGCGCAGGTCGAGGATTTGATTAACACCGAGAAAACCTTGGCTACCAAAACCCTGGCAACCCTGGAGCCAGGCGAGTTGTTGCGTCTGAAACGCAAAGGTTTCTCCGATAGACGGCTGGCGAAATTGCTGGAAACCAAGGAATCCGAAGTGCGTAGTGTGCGCCACAAGAAAGGCGTGCGTCCGGTTTACAAGCGCATCGATTCTTGCGCGGCGGAATTTGCCTCCGATACCGCTTATCTGTATTCGACTTACGAGCAGGAATGCGAAGCTAATCCGACCAATAAAGAAAAAATCATCATTCTCGGCGGCGGTCCGAATCGGATTGGGCAGGGTATTGAATTTGATTATTGCTGCGTGCATGCCGCATTGGCGTTACGTGAAGACGGTTACGAAACCATCATGGTCAACTGTAATCCGGAAACCGTTTCTACTGACTTCGATACTTCGGACCGTTTGTATTTCGAGCCATTAACGCTGGAAGACGTGCTGGAAATCATCGAACTGGAAAAGCCGAAGGGTGTGATCGTCCAATACGGCGGACAAACACCGTTGAAACTGGCCCGGGCCTTGGAGGCCGCTGGTGCGCCGATTATCGGCACTTCGCCCGATTCCATAGACTTGGCCGAAGACCGCGAACGCTTCCAGAAATTGCTGGAGCGCCTGAATCTGTTGCAACCACCTAACGCCACTGCGCGTTCGGTCGAGCAAGCCGTTAATTCCGCTCGCGAGTTGGGTTATCCGTTGGTCGTACGTCCATCTTACGTATTGGGCGGCAGAGCAATGGAGATTGTGTTCAACGAGGAAGGCTTGCGCCGCTACATGAAAGAAGCGGTTAGCGTTTCCAACGATTCGCCGGTTCTGCTGGATCGTTTCCTCGACGATGCGGTGGAAATGGACGTCGATGCGATTTACGACGGTGAGACCGTGTTGATCGGCGGCTTGATGGAGCATATCGAGCAAGCCGGCGTGCATTCCGGCGACTCGGCGTGTTCGCTGCCGCCTTACGATTTGCCCGCGCATATGCAGGATCAATTGCGTGCGCAAGTGGCGAAAATGGCCGAAGCGCTGGGAGTGCGCGGTTTGATGAATACCCAGTTTGCGATTCAAGGCGAAACTATTTACGTGCTGGAAGTCAATCCGCGCGCCTCGCGTACCGCACCGTTCGTGTCCAAGGCTACCGGTTATCCGCTGGCGAAAATCGCCGCGCGGGTTATGGTCGGTAAATCCTTGAAAGAACAGGGCATTACCAAAGAACGTATCCCTGAGTATTTCTCGGTGAAAGAAGCAGTGTTCCCATTCATTAAGTTCCCCGGCGTCGATCCGTTGTTGGGGCCGGAAATGAAATCGACCGGTGAGGTCATGGGCGTCGGTAAGACATTCGGGGAAGCGTTTGCTAAATCTCAGCGCGCGTCGGGTGTAGATTTGAGCCACAGCGGCAAAGTTTTGATTAGTATCCGCGACGCCGACAAACCTAAGTTGCCGGAATTAGCCAAAATGCTGATTGCGAAAAACTATGAAATCGTCGCTACGCGCGGCACTGCCAGGGTGTTGAAAGAAGCCGGCATTCCGTGCAAGGAAATCTTCAAGGTCAACGAAGGTCGGCCCAACACCGTGGATATGATTAAAAACGGCGAGGTGCAGTTAATCGTCAATACCACCGAAGGCGTTAAAGCCGTGGCCGATTCGTTTACCATGCGTCGCGAAGCCTTGCAGCGCAAAGTAACCTATTACACGACGATGGCGGGTGCGCGTGCGGCTTGTTATGCCTTGGGTGAACTCGATGCGGGCGATGTGAATTGCCTGCAAGACTTGCATAAAACATTTTAA
- the greA gene encoding transcription elongation factor GreA → MQKFPLTVVGANKLRAELEELKTVVRPRIIQAISEARAHGDLKENAEYHAAREQQSFAEGRIAEIEGKLSNANIIDVTKTEANGKVVFGATVEIEDLDSGKTVTYQIVGEDEANIKEGRISVGSPIARALIGKEVEDVVTVKAPGGNIEYEILSVQYI, encoded by the coding sequence ATGCAAAAATTTCCACTAACAGTGGTGGGTGCCAATAAATTGCGCGCCGAATTGGAAGAACTTAAAACCGTGGTTAGACCGCGTATCATTCAGGCTATCTCTGAAGCGCGTGCACACGGCGATTTAAAAGAAAATGCCGAGTACCACGCGGCGCGCGAACAACAAAGCTTTGCCGAAGGCCGGATCGCCGAGATAGAAGGCAAGTTGTCCAATGCCAATATCATCGATGTCACCAAAACGGAGGCTAACGGCAAAGTGGTGTTCGGGGCGACGGTGGAAATCGAAGATCTCGATTCCGGTAAGACTGTAACGTATCAGATCGTCGGCGAAGATGAAGCCAATATCAAGGAAGGCCGCATTTCGGTGGGGTCGCCGATTGCCAGGGCATTAATCGGCAAGGAAGTGGAAGATGTAGTGACGGTAAAGGCGCCGGGCGGCAATATCGAATACGAGATTCTCTCGGTTCAATATATCTAG
- the yhbY gene encoding ribosome assembly RNA-binding protein YhbY, translated as MNPIQKKKLKAQAHPLNPVVIIGQAGLTDAVIKEINLALDAHELIKVKIRAERDERGAIREQICAQTKAELVQSIGQVTVIYRLNPKK; from the coding sequence GTGAATCCTATTCAAAAGAAAAAGCTGAAAGCTCAAGCTCACCCGCTAAATCCCGTGGTGATTATCGGCCAGGCCGGCTTGACTGACGCGGTTATCAAAGAAATTAATTTAGCGCTGGACGCTCACGAGCTGATCAAGGTCAAAATTCGCGCGGAAAGAGACGAGCGTGGCGCTATTAGAGAACAAATCTGCGCACAAACCAAGGCCGAACTGGTGCAATCCATTGGCCAAGTAACCGTTATTTATCGTTTGAACCCAAAAAAATAA
- the rlmE gene encoding 23S rRNA (uridine(2552)-2'-O)-methyltransferase RlmE — protein sequence MARSKSSQQWMQEHFQDEYVKKAQAMGYRSRAVFKLIEIQEKDKIIKPGINIVDLGAAPGGWSEYVSKIVGKKNKVIALDLLAIDPIDGVDFIQGDFREDEVLEQLYKVLDGEPVHLLLSDMAPNMSGSREMDQPRAIYLGELALDAAQHILAKGGTFLIKMFQGAGFDEYYNQVRQQFSSVVIRKPKASRARSNEVYILAKGFK from the coding sequence ATGGCACGCAGCAAAAGTAGCCAGCAATGGATGCAGGAACATTTCCAAGACGAGTATGTCAAGAAAGCACAGGCAATGGGTTATCGCTCTCGTGCTGTGTTCAAACTGATAGAAATCCAAGAAAAAGACAAAATCATAAAACCTGGTATTAATATAGTTGACCTAGGCGCCGCACCGGGCGGATGGTCGGAATATGTCAGCAAAATCGTCGGTAAAAAAAACAAGGTGATTGCGCTGGATTTGTTGGCTATCGATCCTATTGACGGCGTGGACTTTATTCAAGGCGACTTCCGGGAAGACGAAGTGCTTGAGCAGCTCTATAAAGTGCTTGATGGCGAACCGGTTCACTTGTTATTGTCGGACATGGCCCCCAATATGAGTGGTAGCCGGGAAATGGATCAGCCACGGGCCATTTACCTGGGCGAACTGGCTTTGGATGCCGCGCAACACATATTGGCTAAGGGTGGTACGTTTTTGATCAAGATGTTTCAGGGCGCCGGATTTGATGAATACTATAATCAAGTGCGTCAGCAGTTCAGTAGTGTGGTGATTAGAAAGCCGAAAGCTTCGCGGGCCAGAAGTAACGAAGTGTATATTTTGGCGAAAGGTTTTAAATAA
- the ftsH gene encoding ATP-dependent zinc metalloprotease FtsH: MIKNLILWVVIAVVLMAVFNSFGSRAIRSDATFSYSQLIDAVKAGQVQQVAISDNTVKGKMVSGDKFKTYMPNDPHLIDDLLANGVEISVQPPEEPSMLMQIFVSFGPILLLIAVWVFFMRQMQGGGVGGRGGAMGFGKSKARMLDQDQNKVTFADVAGCDEAKEEVEEMVDFLKDPAKYQKLGGKVPRGALMVGPPGTGKTLLARAIAGEAKVPFFTISGSDFVEMFVGVGASRVRDMFEQAKKHAPCIIFIDEIDAVGRSRGAGLGGGNDEREQTLNQLLVEMDGFEGHEGIIVIAATNRSDVLDKALLRPGRFDRQVVVGLPDVRGREQILNVHLKKVPAADDVKIKYIAQGTPGFSGADLANLVNEAALFAARYNKRLVSMVDLEKAKDKLIMGAERRSMVMDEKEKKMTAYHEAGHAIVGRLVPEHDPVYKVSIMPRGRALGVTMFLPERDQYSASKRKLDSMISSLYGGRIAEELIFGWEQVSTGASNDIERATELARNMVTKWGLSQRLGPLAYSEEEGEIFLGRSVTQHKSVAEETSHTIDEEIRSIIDRNYERAETILKENEDILHAMADALMKYETIDKYQIDDLMERKPVREPKGWDDTPSSSGGIKSDHWDQKDTDPSIGGAAEQG, encoded by the coding sequence ATGATTAAAAATTTAATTTTGTGGGTGGTCATCGCCGTAGTGTTGATGGCTGTATTCAACAGTTTCGGGTCGCGGGCGATTCGTAGCGACGCGACTTTTTCGTATTCGCAATTGATCGACGCTGTCAAAGCTGGACAAGTTCAGCAGGTTGCGATCTCCGATAATACTGTCAAAGGCAAAATGGTCTCCGGCGATAAGTTTAAGACTTATATGCCGAACGATCCGCATTTGATTGACGATCTGTTGGCTAACGGTGTGGAAATATCCGTTCAGCCACCCGAAGAACCTTCCATGCTGATGCAAATATTCGTGTCATTCGGCCCGATTTTGTTGCTGATCGCGGTTTGGGTATTCTTCATGCGGCAGATGCAAGGCGGTGGAGTCGGTGGTCGTGGCGGCGCGATGGGCTTTGGTAAAAGCAAAGCGCGGATGCTGGATCAGGATCAAAACAAGGTGACTTTTGCTGATGTCGCGGGTTGTGATGAGGCGAAGGAAGAGGTCGAAGAAATGGTCGACTTCCTTAAAGACCCTGCCAAATATCAAAAACTCGGCGGCAAGGTGCCGCGCGGCGCCTTGATGGTTGGTCCTCCAGGTACCGGTAAAACCTTGTTAGCCAGAGCAATTGCCGGCGAAGCGAAAGTACCGTTCTTCACTATTTCCGGTTCGGACTTTGTAGAAATGTTCGTTGGTGTCGGTGCCTCCAGGGTGCGTGACATGTTCGAACAAGCCAAAAAACATGCACCTTGCATCATCTTTATCGACGAGATCGATGCGGTCGGTCGTTCACGCGGCGCCGGATTAGGCGGCGGTAACGACGAGCGCGAACAAACCTTGAACCAATTATTGGTCGAGATGGACGGCTTTGAAGGTCACGAAGGCATTATTGTTATCGCGGCAACCAACCGTTCCGACGTGCTGGATAAAGCGTTGTTGCGTCCAGGTCGTTTCGACCGTCAAGTTGTGGTCGGATTGCCCGACGTCAGAGGTCGCGAGCAAATTCTTAACGTGCATCTGAAAAAAGTGCCGGCGGCGGATGATGTCAAAATCAAGTATATCGCTCAAGGTACGCCAGGTTTCTCCGGTGCCGATTTAGCCAACTTGGTTAACGAAGCTGCCTTGTTCGCTGCGCGCTATAACAAGCGTTTGGTCAGCATGGTGGACTTGGAAAAAGCCAAGGACAAACTGATCATGGGTGCGGAAAGACGCTCCATGGTGATGGACGAGAAAGAAAAGAAAATGACCGCTTACCACGAAGCCGGTCATGCCATCGTCGGTCGCTTGGTGCCTGAACACGATCCTGTCTACAAAGTCAGCATTATGCCGCGTGGCCGTGCGTTGGGTGTGACAATGTTCTTGCCGGAACGCGATCAATACAGCGCCAGCAAACGTAAACTGGACAGCATGATTTCCAGTCTATACGGCGGCCGGATTGCCGAGGAATTGATTTTCGGCTGGGAACAAGTATCTACCGGTGCTTCTAATGACATCGAACGTGCTACCGAGTTGGCCAGAAATATGGTGACCAAATGGGGCTTGTCTCAACGTCTTGGCCCGTTGGCGTATAGCGAAGAAGAAGGCGAAATTTTCTTGGGCCGCTCCGTTACTCAACATAAATCTGTTGCTGAAGAAACCTCGCACACCATCGACGAAGAAATCCGGTCTATTATTGATAGAAATTACGAAAGAGCGGAAACGATTCTGAAAGAAAACGAAGACATTCTGCATGCAATGGCTGATGCCTTGATGAAATACGAAACCATCGATAAATACCAAATCGATGATTTGATGGAAAGAAAGCCGGTGAGAGAGCCAAAAGGTTGGGACGACACCCCGTCTTCCAGCGGCGGTATCAAAAGTGATCATTGGGATCAGAAAGATACCGACCCATCGATCGGAGGCGCGGCAGAGCAGGGCTGA
- the glmM gene encoding phosphoglucosamine mutase, giving the protein MAKKYFGTDGIRGKVGEYPITADFMLKLGWATGRVFAKEGSGFVLLGKDTRISGYMFESALEAGLSAAGVDTRLLGPMPTPGIAYLTRTLRAKAGIVISASHNPYYDNGIKFFSVDGAKLPDDVEHQIEQYLDTPMTTVESAKLGKAKRVSDAAGRYIEFCKATVPPQLDFKGMRIVIDCANGATYHIAPHVFSEVGAEVVTIGAEPDGLNINDECGATKPENLAAKVLEFRADLGIALDGDGDRIIMVDHKGEIVDGDELIYIIAKSRLEEGKLFGPVIGTLMSNLGMEHALKAVGVPLLRAKVGDRYVMEMLTEHKGMLGGEGSGHIICLDKTTTGDGIVSALQVLAEMQRTGKSLNELKSGMSKYPQVLVNVKTDKKVKIEEIDSIKKALEAVEKKLGDRGRVLLRSSGTEPLIRVMVEGVDQDEVVRFANQLAADVKKAIPA; this is encoded by the coding sequence ATGGCAAAAAAATATTTCGGTACCGACGGTATTCGCGGCAAGGTCGGAGAATACCCCATCACTGCCGACTTTATGCTAAAGCTGGGCTGGGCGACAGGCAGAGTGTTTGCCAAGGAAGGCAGTGGCTTTGTATTGTTGGGCAAAGACACGCGGATTTCCGGCTATATGTTCGAATCAGCGCTTGAGGCGGGTTTGTCGGCGGCCGGTGTGGATACGCGCTTGTTGGGACCTATGCCCACCCCAGGCATCGCATACTTGACTCGAACCTTACGAGCCAAAGCCGGCATTGTGATCAGTGCCTCGCACAATCCGTATTACGACAACGGTATCAAGTTTTTTTCCGTGGACGGCGCCAAATTGCCGGACGACGTTGAGCACCAGATCGAACAGTATCTGGATACGCCTATGACCACAGTCGAATCGGCAAAATTAGGTAAAGCGAAAAGGGTGAGCGATGCCGCTGGCCGCTACATCGAATTTTGTAAAGCAACCGTGCCACCTCAATTGGACTTTAAAGGCATGCGGATCGTCATCGATTGCGCCAACGGCGCGACTTACCATATAGCGCCGCATGTATTCAGTGAAGTCGGGGCCGAGGTGGTTACGATTGGTGCTGAACCGGATGGTTTGAATATCAACGACGAATGCGGGGCGACCAAGCCGGAAAATCTGGCCGCTAAAGTACTCGAATTTCGCGCCGATCTGGGCATAGCGCTGGATGGCGATGGCGACCGGATTATCATGGTCGATCACAAAGGCGAGATAGTCGATGGTGACGAGTTGATTTACATCATCGCTAAATCCCGCCTGGAAGAAGGCAAGCTGTTCGGCCCCGTGATCGGCACCCTGATGTCGAATCTGGGCATGGAGCATGCGTTGAAAGCCGTCGGTGTGCCACTGCTGCGCGCTAAAGTGGGCGACCGTTATGTGATGGAAATGCTCACTGAGCATAAAGGCATGCTCGGTGGTGAAGGTTCCGGGCACATCATCTGTCTGGATAAAACCACCACCGGCGACGGTATTGTTTCCGCCTTGCAAGTACTCGCGGAAATGCAACGTACCGGCAAAAGTCTGAACGAACTTAAATCCGGTATGAGCAAATACCCGCAAGTATTGGTGAATGTCAAAACCGATAAAAAAGTCAAAATAGAAGAGATCGATAGCATCAAAAAAGCCTTGGAAGCAGTAGAGAAAAAACTGGGAGACCGGGGCAGGGTCTTGCTGAGATCCTCCGGCACCGAGCCTTTGATCAGAGTGATGGTGGAAGGCGTTGACCAAGACGAGGTGGTGAGGTTTGCAAACCAACTTGCTGCTGATGTCAAGAAAGCGATTCCGGCTTGA
- the tpiA gene encoding triose-phosphate isomerase, producing the protein MRRSLIMGNWKMNGSLEDGQKLAQALADGLGNVQQEVAVCVPFVYLSDIRSVLAASPIALGAQNVADQASGAYTGEVSAAMLSEIGCKYALVGHSERRSYYGDTNESVAKRFCQALSKGVVPVLCVGETLEEREQDRTFQVVDEQLDAVIAAAGIEAFETAVIAYEPVWAIGTGKVATDEQAQEVHKYIRQRIADRNPVIAEKVQILYGGSVKPDNAKGLFAMPDIDGGLVGGASLDAKGFLQICHSV; encoded by the coding sequence ATGCGTCGGTCTTTGATTATGGGTAACTGGAAAATGAACGGCTCGCTGGAAGATGGGCAAAAACTTGCTCAAGCTTTAGCTGATGGTCTTGGTAATGTTCAGCAAGAAGTCGCGGTTTGCGTTCCATTCGTCTATTTGTCAGATATTCGTAGCGTATTGGCTGCATCCCCTATCGCACTTGGCGCGCAAAACGTTGCCGACCAAGCGTCCGGTGCTTATACCGGCGAAGTATCAGCGGCAATGCTGAGCGAAATCGGCTGCAAATATGCATTGGTTGGTCACTCCGAGCGTCGCAGCTATTACGGCGATACCAACGAATCAGTCGCCAAACGTTTTTGCCAAGCCTTGAGCAAAGGCGTAGTGCCTGTGCTGTGTGTCGGCGAAACGCTGGAAGAGCGCGAGCAAGACAGAACCTTCCAAGTGGTAGACGAGCAATTGGACGCAGTGATTGCCGCCGCAGGCATCGAAGCGTTCGAAACCGCCGTCATCGCCTACGAACCTGTTTGGGCTATCGGCACCGGTAAAGTGGCGACCGATGAGCAAGCGCAAGAAGTGCACAAGTACATTCGTCAACGGATTGCCGATAGAAATCCGGTAATCGCGGAAAAAGTACAAATTTTATACGGCGGTAGCGTCAAGCCAGATAACGCAAAAGGCTTGTTTGCGATGCCCGACATTGATGGTGGTTTGGTGGGTGGCGCATCCCTGGATGCAAAAGGCTTCCTGCAAATTTGCCATTCGGTTTAG
- the secG gene encoding preprotein translocase subunit SecG encodes MLYQIIIIIHIFLGIGIVGLVLMQQGKGADAGATFGGGASGSVFGAQGSASFLSRTTAIFATLFFITSLGLAVLSGYQGKKTDVILDSTPAAEPVKSDVPLTQGMPADGSLPIQDLTLPEAPAIKEVEKPAAK; translated from the coding sequence ATGTTGTACCAAATTATAATAATTATTCATATATTCCTGGGTATAGGCATCGTTGGCTTAGTCCTGATGCAACAAGGAAAAGGCGCCGATGCCGGTGCGACTTTCGGCGGTGGCGCATCCGGTTCAGTATTCGGTGCTCAAGGTTCTGCCTCATTTTTATCCAGGACCACTGCTATTTTTGCCACCTTGTTTTTTATTACCAGCTTAGGCTTGGCAGTATTAAGCGGCTATCAAGGTAAAAAAACCGACGTCATATTGGATTCGACGCCAGCTGCTGAACCGGTTAAGTCTGATGTACCGCTGACACAAGGTATGCCCGCAGACGGCAGCTTGCCAATTCAGGACCTTACCCTACCTGAAGCGCCAGCTATCAAAGAAGTCGAAAAACCAGCGGCAAAGTAA